DNA sequence from the Thunnus albacares chromosome 22, fThuAlb1.1, whole genome shotgun sequence genome:
tgTACTTACATgtaatgtgtaagcagcattttaatgttgcagcttcATAGTTCGTGGGTAGCTCTATAAGAACAactcatattttataagatgattatatatatttgtctcACTATTTAATCTGCAAATCAAGAAATATTATTAAGAAAATTAGTCCGCCTGCTATTCCAACACAAGTGATCAGTGAGATTGATTAAGCAACAGCAATAACTGAAAATGCTTTAATTCTGCAGCCCAACAGTAGAAAGTAACTACTGTAAGAATtgatttaagtacaattttgaggcacttgtactCCCACTGCATCTGAAAGGAAAATATGTATTACTTTGCCGATTCAAAAGTTATAGAAATAAACAACCCCACTCCAATTTGTTTACGCAGTTGCGGAAGATTGATTGAGCAATAGCTGTGTTGAATGTCAAACGACACAAGTCAAGAGTCTAAAAGCCATGAAAGCACCTGTGAGGTTGTCCCCTGGCGATCTTTATAATTGGGTAAAGGAGGCTCAATTCCTGCTTCTGTTTTGCTCAATACTTGGTAAATCTTTTGCAAACCAGTTAACAACTTGGTTCCAGCCCACGTTTTCCTGAGGAAATTATTCAGAAATCAGCCAGGAACAGAGCACCACCACAGATACTTTATAATTGCATAAGGGAGGCACATGACAACACATTATCGTCGACTGAAGAATATAAAAGCATCCACAGTGACCTTACAAGTCACAGCTTTGGAGACAGAGCAAAGAAAATCAGTCCGCCAGCTATCCAAACACAAGTGATCAACCGACGGAGATGGATGCCTTCAAAGAATACCTGGAAGCCAGGGAAGCCCAGCTGAAGGACAGCCAAATCCAGATTGAGGGACTGAAGAGAAAAGGTAGAAAGAATCTTTCTCATTAAAgattttaatgattaattttctctttaagcaatgtttgtattttgataaaatacacaagacaagatagagaaaagaaatacatttccaaaatatgataatgagaatgttttgttttatatagaGAGCATCATGGTGGCATTCACTGCTGTGGCAGAATACAGTGGGGCCCATGGACCCTTCAACATGGACAGAACTCTGGTTTACAACAAGGTGATTACAAACATTGGTGATGCCTACAATAGCTGCTCAGGTAAGATCATTATATAATGCCCCAATCATAATCATCTATTTGATTGTTTGGTTTGATTTGGTTAGTTTCATGGCTTTTCACAGTTTCTGAAGCTTTGGATTTACTAATAACCAGTGCAATTCTAGACTAATACAACTCAACTATATACTGAAACAAAAAACTTgagtaattaatattttttacatcaaCAATGAATATTTGAACTTCATGTAAGGTGAAAGCGGACAGTCATAGTGATAGAGATTTATTGTTAGTCTTATCACTGCTTACATCTGCATtaaactgcagagaaaaaaggGTAGTGGCTACTGGCTAGCTGGTAAACAAAGAGCATCTAGAAAGTTACAGAGCTAAAAAAGAGAGTTAATATTGGACTTTCACTCATCAGATAGCTAGAAACCCAACCCAAAATACATGTTAATACTGCTCCATGTATGCTGGATGTGTAATAGGCACTTCTTGGCTATAACCACTTCACATCGGaggcttttgtttttcagcttgtTGTAGATTTCTTCTGCCTGCCAGAAGCCAAACAAAgtaattaatgcagctttaaagagagACATGATCAGAACTTTCTGCAAATGATATTGCAACAAGATCTTCCTAAAGATAAACAAAGCTTTGAAAACCCAACATATAATCAGTATGTTATAAGTTTCTACagtattaacaatatttatgtcttcatgtgtttatgcaggtattgtcattttatcttatttgaaGTTATTTAAACTCAAAAAACAGGTGTTGGGTACGATCTATTGTGATAATAATTTACTatgttacaataaaaatataaataatatatgacttgaaaataatgaagaataaaaataaaaaatggtaCTTCTATACACTTGGTAAGATTTGTATGCATTTTAGTGTTAATTCAATTtctgattcagttttttttaaccctaGGTCTTTCAGAGCTTTTCAAAAACTTTTAATAATTGAAAAATCCCATTTTGTTTCTGCAGGTATCTTCAGTGCACCTGTTGCAGGTCTTTATTATTTTACCTTCTTCTATCATGCTGGAGGACAACATCCATCAAAGCTGTTCCTGATGAAGAACTGCGAGACCATTGTCATGACAACTGATCACAAATCAAGCAATGACTCAGCTGATAATGGAGGAAATGCAGCATTCCTGCAGTTGAAGGAAGGTGATCAGGTTTTTGTGCGCCTGGGTGCAAATACTCATGTTTGGGGATCAAGCCAAACCACCTTCAGTGGCTTTCTGGTCCGTCACATGTGAGAATCAATGACCCCAGAAtggtttttgtgtttcagtttattcctgcctgaatatactgtacatccaaAAACATGAGATCAATGAAGCATCTACTGTGCTACCAATAAAACTCAAATTTCGATTAAACAGATAGATGTTACTATATTCaaccaaaataaatcattgaAACATTAGTCCAATGAGTCTTGactgtttcattttcaacttCATGTCATAAAAAGTGACGAAAAGTATAAAAATCTAATGATTCACAGAAGATCAAGCCATTTTGGTAACTCCATGAGTTTTCATCCAAACAATAACAGTAGTTACTTTCTTCTTAATTTCAACAGCTAAAATGGAACCACAACATAATCCATATATATTGCACCTATGGCATTGTTCAATCATATATAAATCTAACTTGTTGTCTGGTATCACTGTCAGTTTCCTGTTACTGAACATTTGTCAGTATAatctcagattttattttatggtttgTACACTCATCCACACGTCTCAGATCAACATACTGACAGGAAGGCTTTACATctgtttttacatctttttatcTCCATTGAGATTCTGAAAATAGATCCCAAAGCATAAATGCTCCATTTGTTCCTGTACTAGTATTTAATTGAGAgacaatttaacatttttattttcagagatCATTTTGAGGGTTGTCCTGTACTGTGATTGGTTTCCAAAATGATGTGAATACCCAAAAATGTGCATGTAGTTTCAACAATTATTCTGCTGCTTTACCTGTTAGTTTTAGTGATTAGTTTAGTAAATGAGCTATGTAATGATATATTTTAGGAAAGTGAATATTATGAATAACAATAATGTTAATTATCATTTATgataatattcataatattttgTATCCAGCTGTGgttttcttcattatttttccttcatgttaGAGCTGATGTAGTTCAGAAAGCTCTTGTAGGTCATTAAAGCACAAGTTTAAAGGCAGAGAGTGTTGTGGTTTCAATGATTTGTCTCTCTACAAAAATCTTCTTTTCCTCTGTATTAGAGTTCAACTGGTAAACAAGAAACATCCATATTCTTATGTGAACCTGAAGGTGGAATACAGAAATGTTGGACTATAtgggaaaagtcaggggatcaccacaGTCATTCATTCTTTATCATTATCTGGAcaccatgaatgtgtgtttcatggcagtccatcaaatagttattgagatatttcagtctgaattaAAATGTTGCGAGTCAATTTCCTAATCATATGAAATATGTCCTTACTTGTTTTgtacaacacatgaaaacatgcaattgtgtatgaaaataaaacaaatggaaatgtcCCTTGATATTAATAAATATCCTAGAACTAATCATAAAATACCACTTTTGGTTTATAACATACATATTGAGAAAGAATTTGTATTTGCGAGGATAAGAATGTGACAAAAAATCACCAGCAAATTGTCTTAGGTGTAAAATGAACAATTAATAACATAGACAATGTTTTAGACCTAATTTAGTGATGGTGAATATTAAACTGCAGGTAATAATATGAATGATAATGAACATCAAGCATGCAACAGAGcatcaaagacaaaaaacaagcaaagcTGTCTAAGTACAGTATCATACAAGCCAAAAAGCACACaggaaattacaaaaataaaattgaaggTTGACATATGTGATTTTATGACATATACCACAATACAATATGAAGACATACAATTAACAGAACATCATTAAGACAAAAGAGTGTCTGTGAGAACTTTAAAAGGAACTTGAAAGTTGGCACTATTGGTTATTGGTtggtaaaacaaaaagaatattttgttaatgaatgttttatattcTAATAACATAAATtagtatgcatgtatgtaatgGACTTGCACTTAAAACAATGTacacatattttattaaatttgcTGTTCAGTTCCAAATAACTATATCAGACGGTCTAACGTTGACTTTCGTCTCCAAAAAagtaatatttgattttaaatttatttgaatttctcctgaaaatatgtacagtatatataataaagaagaagaagaaacatttctTCTACAACGTCTACAATGCTGTTACTGCTACTATCACTACTGATACAGCTGCTTTTACTTTTACAAGAcgtactactactactgtatatgaTAAGATAAGATGAAATATGATAAGATGAGATCATGATTCATTCCAAAGTCACTTTTAGTGCTTACAgtcaaaaaaagagagaagaaatagACAGTATAGTCTATACTCTACATACATTGgcctaaaataaaaacatacccagtaaatgaaagtaaatattCAATAATATTAAGTAAAACAGCTTACAAAAATATCCCTCTATTTCTGAGGAAAATCGAATTTTCTACACTGCTTTCAGCCTGCCGCCCAGTGGTAGAAAATAATTACTGTAAGAATTGACTCAAGTACATTTTGGAAGCACTTGTACTTTAACTGATTAggctatttccattttattgcaATTCACACTTCCACTGCAtctcagaggaaaatatttctTACTTGAATTCAAAGGTAATACTAATATATAATCAACTTATGAAATAGGATTTGTTGTTGTATGTACCCATCAAACTATAAACcaccagctgcaacattaaactGCTGGTTACATGTTAGTGCATCACTAATAATAACCCagtaattaaaatattaaacaatattGCCAAACAACACAGGGGATCAGTGGTGatgggaaaatgtgtttgtggttgATAAGATTTTTGAATAAATTTCTCAATGGTGTGGGGTTGCACCAACTTGTTTACTcattgattgatgattgattgaGCAATAGTTGTGTTGAATGTCAAATAACGACATAAgtcaagagtctacagccatgcaagCATCTGTGAGGCTTTCCtttggcacagtggtgctttgaggaaaatgtcaaagaatagtttcacaatttttcaagtctttctaaaaacaacagtcaggtgtccaaatgaaaactgaaagaggttttcctcactgtaatcattcctcttgttcatactggttattaaaagatcctttccgaatgtgttttcaatgaaagtgatgggggccaaaatctacagtgtatccacacagtcattttgtgcaaaaatgtgtttaaaagtttatctgaagcttatatgaggcttcagcagtctgagtcaagtcatatcaagtggatatctgccacatttaaagtctttttagcagacagtgtttccctgttgggCTGctgtggaagtatagtaacaaaaagagggactttggcattaGAAAAGATTGTTACATTGAAAGAACTACTTAATAAATAGCACTAAAAATCAAGTACTGTGCTGTAGTGGCTGATGGATTtagttttgcatgtatttggtcataaaccaaagaagTGCACAGATATGACAAAttcatccaatagctgttgagtTGTCACGCAAATCTATAAACATGAACCTATTGCGCTAAAGTTATTAGGATATATCCTCTGAGGACACTGACTGTaccaaatttttaaaaaaaactcattcCCGAAGCTTTTAAGATATTTCGAGACTGCcctcttgaaaaaaaacaacataatcagtcatttcagcaaCCAAACCCAAATGTTTATGCtcaagtgacaaagccctctagTGGCCAAAGTAATTATGACTGGATAAAGAAGGAAATCCGGTGAGGTTTTTATAGAGTGACATCAGTCCGCACATGGAGGAGGTCAGGATGGATGGGTCAATAAAATCGTCTCTTGAATGTCCTGGATCACATCTGAGATCAGATTTGGGACAGCTGAACGGGACCTGGGTGCACACATGGAGGTACTGATGCAGGAAGGTACTGGCTGTGAGGTGCCAGGTTCTGCCTCAGAGGGTGGTTGCCTCAGCGGGAGAtcatctgtaaataaatgataaaaatcaaCCATTGTTGTGACCTTTTATTCTTAGGGGTTTCACAATTATGCAATGTTGGTCTACACTGCAAAagcaaatgtttaaattttgaATACAAACTAAGCATTTAGCACTGGTCCATCCAGTGCTGGTTACTGCAGCTCACTTCCTGACAGTGCATTCTTTACTGCCCTTCCTGATTGGCACATATTTgccagaaagaaagaaaaaatcagTACAATGGATGTAGGAAACACCCTCCCATTTTTAAAGGAAGAGAATGCAGTTACCAGGACATGAAATACAACAATTGGTCCAAAGGACAAATGGTCTGCAAAGTTTGCAAAATTGCAAGCTCTCACAAATATTGCTTAGATTTCCtgaatttgtgttaattattttgatctcaaaatcacaatttcctgggAGTActggtcattctggagtgcatggaccaacaaatgttttcttttaatgtggAGAACAAATCATGATCACTTGCTCTTCACTTCAAGTTGctaacaataatgaaaataatcattagttgcaaccATACATATTTGTATaacttttttaaagttatacAATTTCAAAGTAAGacatataaagaaatatttttactaCTGATTGCAAACTGCTGATTGAGGAACTGAAGAGAAAAGGTAGAATGAAACTTTctcataaaatattattattattattattattattattattattattattattattattattattatactattttgAGGCATCCAAGGGTCCAGTAACAGGCAAGAAAAAATGGTTAATGGGCTGCATTTACATGTAGCGCCTTTCTGGTCCTCTGACCACTCAAAACGCTTTACAAGACATTGCAACATTcactgattcacacacacattcatacactgatggcaagGCTGCTATGCAAGGTGcaaacctgctcatcaggatctaatctaatgaacattcacacacactcacacaccgcaGGCAcagccatcgggagcaattcggggttcagtatcttgcccaatGAGGAGAAATAACAGCCATTGGTGGGAATCTGAGTTGTGGTGTTAGGGGAAGTTTGAAGAATTGTAAAATTTgccacctgtgtgtgttcttgtctgtgaggattttaatgtttataatttctCCCCGTCCACAGCTGCTCCTAAGATTGCGTTTTCCGCCTCTTTGTCAAATAGTGGTGAGGTTTTGGTTGAAAATAGTAACATCTATCTGTTTAATCGAAGTTTGAGTTTTATTGGCAGCACAGTAGATGCTTCATTCATCTCAGGTTTTTGGACATACTCTATATTCAGACAGGAATAAACTGAACCACAAAAACCATTCTTGAGTCATCGATTCTCACATGGGACGGACCAGAAAGCCACTGAAGATGGTACGTCTCTCACCTGCCCAAACATGAGTTTTTGCACCCAGGCGCACATACACCTGATCTCCTTTCTGCAGCTCCAGAAATACTGCATTTCCTCCATTATCAGCTGTGTCATAGTCGAACCCGGAGAAACTTTGGTCATCAGCTGTCATGACAATGCTCTTGCAGTTCTTCATCAGGAACAGCCTTGATGCATGTTGTCCTCTAGCATGATAAAAGAGGGTAAAATAATAAACACCTGCAACAGGTGCACTGAAGATTGGATCAAATTGAAAGTACACAAAACATAGAACTGGTCCAAAGAAAACTGAATCAGAAATGAAATTAGCATTAAAATGCGTACAAATCTTACCAAGTGTATAGAAGTACCATTTTCTATTTGTATTACTGATCATTTTCaagtcatattttattcatgtatttattgtaacaaagttaattattattacagtagaTCCTATCCAACACCTATGTTTTTTTGAAAACTTCAGAAGTTTAAACAACTACAAGTAAGATAAAATGACAACACCAGCAAGACTTGGTTGGGTTTCTGGCTATCTGATGAATGAAAGTCCAACATTAACTCTGTTTTTCAGCTCCAGTTTGGTCTCCATCAACACCTtagaaaaatattgtttttttctttaactttctAGGTGCTCTCTGTTTACCAGCTAGCCAGTAGACACTACTTATTTTTCTCTGCAGTTTAATGCAGATGTAAGCAGTGATAAGACTGAACCAACTTGTGCAATAAATCTGTCACTAAGATTGACCGCTTTCACCTTACatgaagttaaaatattcattgtttttcaaTTTAAGTTTTATTGGTCTAGAATTGCACTGGTTATCAATAAACCTCCAAACTTAAAAAACTGTGTATGGACAAGCTATGATGGTAATTTGATTTCCTGTACAGCTATTGTAGGCATCACCAATGTTTGTAATCACCTTGTTGTAAACCAGAGTTGTGTCCTCACTAAAGGGTCCATGGGACCCACCGTGTTCTGCCAGGGCAGTGAATGCCACATTGGTTCTCTctatataaaagaaaacattctcaTCATCCTATTTCTTTTCTACATCATATCTTGTGTAAGTGAGCACGTTTTATATTAAAATCTTTAATGAAAAAGTTTCATTCTATCTTGTATCAGCTGGGCTTCCACAtcttacagttttttttcaagGCATCCATCTCTGTTGGTTGATCACTTGTTTTGGGAGCTTGAGTTGTTTTGTACTTGAGTCAATTCTTATAGTAGTTTCTTTCTACCACTGGGCAACAGACTGAAAGCAGTCTCGAAAACTTGATTTTCCTTGGAAGTAGAGATATATTTCTGtaagctgttttatttaatattatttaatatttactttgatttaccatgtatgtttttatttttggccaATGTATGTAGAGTATAGGCCGCACTgtctatttctttcttcttctttttttgactGTGGGCACAAAATGTGTGTCAAATCAGTGATTCCTAACAACCGGTCCATCCAGTGTTGGTTACTGCAGCTCACCTCCTGACAGCACAATCTTTGATGATCACACATCCTTGTTAAACAGGTGTttatcagaaagaaaaacaaatgagtaCAATGGAACACCCTATCATCTTTCAACGGAACGCAACAAACCCAAGTTTCTGAATAAGTGGTAAGTTGCCTCCTTTCCTTCCTGAAGCTGTCTGACAAGCCCCCCACTACGTGCGAAAAGACATCAGTTTTTAGAAGCGATTCATAAAGATTATGGAGAGAACAGACGAATGATGTCGGCTTTCTCACAGCTGCTGATAGAGGCATCAGATCAGCAAAAGCTTCTGTGTGTCATTCAGTCCCTCCAGAATTTCTCCAGGAGTTTTTTGGTGATTGTTGtagccaaaaatgtttgattttgcagtggcttttctcaaaaattgcaaTACAATTTGCAGTGCTTTATGTGTTCTTATTGTGGTGAAATTGCGGGAATTGAGAAAAATTGTatgcaaaggaaaataatacaaCTTTTATTAAACTTCTATaaatgaagagtcatatgtaatcacttcctttgataaaaaataaaaagcatactgcatatcacagaaacacCTAGATTTCAGTgctaatgtttaatttattctctgaacatgaaaacaacaggctcaaagttatataaaaagaaaatactgtatttgagttccatttataagcctttattaaataaactttcacctcaacattagTACCCAATAAAATCATCcaataatgccattaaaataaatccattatcataaaataatgatatagTGTATTTGTCCATCTTCTACATGAATGCACTGTGATGACATAAGTTACCACAACACAAAATGCgacaattggtccaaatcacaagcaggctgttgatttggccatttcatgcGGAAAAGTTGtggtaatttagcaaaattgcaaGCTCTCGCAAATATTGCatagatttcttgaatttgcgtTAACAATTG
Encoded proteins:
- the LOC122973718 gene encoding complement C1q-like protein 4 isoform X1 translates to MDAFKEYLEAREAQLKDSQIQIEGLKRKESIMVAFTAVAEYSGAHGPFNMDRTLVYNKVITNIGDAYNSCSGIFSAPVAGLYYFTFFYHAGGQHPSKLFLMKNCETIVMTTDHKSSNDSADNGGNAAFLQLKEGDQVFVRLGANTHVWGSSQTTFSGFLVRHM
- the LOC122973718 gene encoding complement C1q-like protein 4 isoform X2; the encoded protein is MDAFKEYLEAMAAQLKDSQIQIEELKRKESIMVAFTAVAEYSGAHGPFNMDRTLVYNKVITNIGDAYNSCSGIFSAPVAGLYYFTFFYHAGGQHPSKLFLMKNCETIVMTTDHKSSNDSADNGGNAAFLQLKEGDQVFVRLGANTHVWGSSQTTFSGFLVRHM